One genomic region from Gemmatimonadales bacterium encodes:
- a CDS encoding nucleotidyltransferase domain-containing protein, giving the protein MADSLLPPERWPALPAPHREFLLAAVGRCRQMTSLLGLAAGGSFAVGGLDQYSDLDLLVLVDPAGPPFELAERLGLARALGPLLTGFTGDHVGEPRLLICLYGPPVLHVDLKFITPDDLLARVEDPLVLWERDGSISAALGRGQAEFPVPDRQWLEDRFWVWIHYGAAKVARGELFEALDMLAFLRARVLGPLALEAAGARPTGVRRLESAAPEAGRRLREVVASYDPADCCRALRSAVALYQQHLAGGSGPALVRRSEAEATAIDYLAEVEARLPHPGENR; this is encoded by the coding sequence TTGGCCGACTCCCTGCTTCCGCCGGAGCGCTGGCCCGCGCTGCCCGCGCCCCATCGCGAGTTTCTGCTCGCGGCGGTGGGGCGTTGCCGGCAGATGACATCTCTCCTGGGGCTCGCGGCGGGCGGGTCGTTTGCCGTTGGCGGGCTGGACCAATATTCCGATCTCGATCTCCTCGTACTGGTCGACCCCGCGGGCCCGCCGTTCGAGCTCGCCGAACGACTCGGCCTCGCTCGAGCCCTGGGCCCGCTGCTCACCGGCTTCACCGGCGATCACGTGGGCGAGCCGCGACTGTTGATCTGCCTCTACGGACCTCCGGTCCTCCACGTCGATCTCAAGTTCATCACCCCGGATGACCTGCTCGCCCGTGTAGAGGATCCGCTAGTTCTTTGGGAGCGTGACGGCAGCATCAGCGCGGCCCTGGGCCGTGGGCAGGCCGAGTTTCCGGTTCCTGACCGGCAGTGGCTGGAGGATCGGTTCTGGGTCTGGATCCACTATGGGGCCGCGAAGGTCGCCCGGGGAGAGCTGTTCGAGGCGCTCGACATGCTCGCCTTCCTCCGGGCCCGCGTGCTGGGCCCCCTGGCACTCGAGGCCGCGGGGGCCCGGCCCACCGGCGTGCGCCGGCTCGAGTCGGCGGCTCCCGAAGCCGGCCGGAGGCTGCGCGAGGTGGTGGCCTCGTACGATCCGGCCGATTGCTGTCGGGCCCTGCGCTCGGCTGTCGCTCTCTACCAGCAACATCTGGCCGGAGGCTCCGGGCCTGCCTTGGTCCGGCGCAGCGAGGCGGAGGCCACCGCCATCGACTACCTGGCGGAGGTCGAGGCCAGACTGCCGCACCCGGGAGAGAATCGATGA
- a CDS encoding di-heme oxidoredictase family protein, giving the protein MTRIPLVLLALGIIACSDDTSVMAPDQPALASNDTLSTSTLELSFDTRGLSARTALSGGAATVFDATVEAFSLAAPNLQALSLARHETGDAEFEVEFVPSPAAANAGLGPVFDNVSCEACHEGDGRGRPPASGEPFSSLLFRASVAGTGPHNGPVAVPGFGTQLQLRAVPDFTPEVYAGVSYTDSAGSFTDGTAYHLQVPHYTISNGYAALPAGVLLSPRVAPFVFGLGLLEAVPEADVLALASKKVHTFKVSGRPNYVWDEVLQRTALGRFGWKANVPNLVQQTAGAYNGDMGITSPLFSAESCEGEYAGCTAHPPEVDDQTVQDVAFYARTLGVPARRNLSEPLTRQGESEFYAAGCDDCHAPTLRTGSLAGIPEVSNQVIHPYTDLLLHDLGPALADQRPDFQASGSEWRTPPLWGIGLVETVNGHTNFLHDGRARSLLEAVLWHGGEAAASQDRVLGMSAQQRAALLAFLGSL; this is encoded by the coding sequence ATGACGCGTATACCCCTCGTTCTTCTGGCGCTCGGGATCATCGCCTGCTCGGATGACACCAGCGTCATGGCGCCGGATCAACCCGCACTCGCTTCCAACGACACGCTCTCCACTTCCACGCTGGAGCTCTCCTTCGACACCCGCGGCCTCAGCGCCCGCACGGCCCTCTCCGGCGGCGCGGCCACCGTCTTCGACGCCACGGTGGAGGCCTTCTCACTCGCCGCGCCCAACCTCCAGGCACTGAGCCTCGCGCGGCACGAGACCGGCGACGCGGAGTTCGAGGTCGAGTTCGTGCCCTCGCCCGCGGCGGCGAACGCCGGGCTGGGCCCGGTGTTCGACAACGTGTCCTGCGAAGCCTGCCATGAAGGGGATGGACGAGGACGCCCGCCCGCCAGCGGCGAGCCGTTCAGCTCCCTGCTCTTCCGTGCCAGCGTGGCCGGAACCGGCCCGCACAACGGGCCCGTCGCGGTGCCGGGCTTCGGCACTCAGCTCCAGTTGAGGGCGGTGCCTGATTTCACGCCGGAGGTCTATGCCGGTGTCTCCTACACGGACTCGGCCGGCAGTTTCACCGATGGCACCGCCTATCACCTCCAAGTGCCACACTATACGATCTCCAACGGCTACGCGGCGCTGCCGGCTGGCGTGCTGCTCTCGCCACGAGTCGCTCCCTTCGTCTTCGGACTCGGCCTGCTCGAGGCGGTGCCCGAGGCCGACGTGCTCGCGCTCGCCAGCAAGAAGGTGCACACCTTCAAGGTGTCGGGCCGGCCCAACTATGTCTGGGACGAGGTCCTGCAGCGCACGGCGCTGGGACGCTTCGGCTGGAAGGCGAACGTTCCCAACCTGGTGCAGCAGACCGCCGGCGCCTACAACGGCGACATGGGCATCACGTCACCCCTCTTCAGTGCCGAATCCTGCGAAGGGGAATACGCCGGGTGCACGGCGCACCCGCCGGAAGTCGATGACCAGACCGTCCAGGACGTCGCGTTCTATGCCCGCACCCTGGGCGTGCCGGCGCGGCGGAATCTCTCCGAACCACTGACCCGGCAGGGTGAGAGCGAGTTCTACGCGGCGGGGTGCGACGACTGTCACGCGCCGACGCTGCGTACCGGCAGCTTGGCGGGGATTCCGGAAGTCTCGAACCAGGTGATCCATCCCTATACCGACCTCCTGCTCCACGACTTGGGCCCGGCCCTGGCGGACCAACGGCCGGACTTCCAGGCATCGGGCAGCGAGTGGCGGACCCCGCCACTCTGGGGCATCGGACTGGTAGAGACGGTGAACGGGCACACCAACTTCCTGCATGACGGGCGGGCGCGCTCGCTGCTCGAGGCGGTGTTATGGCATGGGGGCGAGGCCGCGGCATCGCAAGATCGGGTGCTCGGCATGTCGGCCCAGCAGCGGGCGGCGCTGCTGGCGTTCCTCGGGTCGCTTTGA
- a CDS encoding SDR family oxidoreductase, with the protein MTPAIPPVAIVTAASRGMGAACARELARRGYRLALLARSAEVEALAAELGGVAVRGSVTDADALERVVEAARLKFGQVDAVVNNTGHPPKGDLLSLSDEEWHAGLDLLLLAVVRMARLVTPLMLTQGSGAMVNISSFAAAEPGLGTPVSSTLRSALGSFAKLYTQRYGSGGLRMNNILPGWIDTYAVAPEVVGTIPAGRPGTADEVARAAAFLLSSEASYIAGQSLLVDGGLVRAV; encoded by the coding sequence ATGACTCCTGCGATCCCGCCGGTGGCGATCGTCACCGCCGCGAGCCGCGGCATGGGCGCTGCTTGCGCGCGCGAGCTGGCGCGGCGGGGTTACCGGCTCGCGCTGCTGGCGCGGTCGGCGGAGGTAGAGGCGCTCGCGGCGGAGCTGGGTGGCGTCGCGGTGCGAGGCTCGGTCACGGATGCGGATGCGCTGGAACGCGTGGTCGAGGCGGCACGCCTCAAATTCGGACAGGTAGACGCGGTGGTGAACAATACCGGCCATCCGCCCAAGGGCGACCTGCTGAGTCTGAGCGATGAGGAGTGGCACGCCGGGCTCGACTTGCTGCTTCTGGCTGTCGTGCGGATGGCGCGGCTGGTGACTCCGCTGATGCTGACGCAGGGGAGTGGAGCGATGGTGAACATTTCCAGCTTCGCCGCCGCGGAGCCGGGCCTGGGCACTCCGGTCTCGTCCACCCTGCGCTCGGCACTAGGCAGCTTCGCCAAGCTCTACACCCAGCGGTATGGCTCCGGGGGGCTGCGGATGAACAACATCCTGCCAGGCTGGATCGACACCTACGCCGTGGCGCCGGAGGTGGTGGGGACGATTCCGGCCGGGCGGCCGGGCACGGCGGACGAAGTGGCGCGCGCCGCCGCGTTTCTCCTCTCCTCGGAGGCGAGCTACATCGCGGGGCAGAGTCTGCTGGTGGACGGCGGCCTGGTGCGGGCGGTCTGA
- a CDS encoding DnaJ domain-containing protein, which yields MVESEQSDHYEVLQVSPRADHETIQRIFRHLAKRFHPDNTESGDPERFKGVMEAFRVLSHPNLRAKYDAEYEQVRELRWRIFDQETSVSDVSADRRIRDAALTLLYTARRNDPDRPGIGVVELERLLGCPEEHMKFHLWYLRENGWILRTESGAFAITASGVDRVLELGGPAKNGVPLLQAENGGNVAAHRNGSG from the coding sequence ATGGTCGAGTCGGAACAGTCGGATCATTACGAGGTTCTACAGGTATCGCCTCGGGCCGATCACGAGACGATCCAGCGGATCTTTCGGCATCTGGCCAAGCGATTTCACCCCGACAATACCGAGAGCGGCGATCCCGAGCGCTTCAAAGGGGTGATGGAGGCGTTCCGGGTGCTCTCTCATCCCAACCTGCGCGCCAAGTACGACGCGGAGTACGAGCAGGTCCGCGAGCTCCGCTGGCGGATCTTCGATCAGGAGACCTCGGTCAGTGACGTGTCCGCCGATCGCCGGATTCGGGACGCGGCACTCACGCTACTCTACACCGCTCGCCGGAACGACCCCGACCGTCCGGGCATCGGTGTGGTGGAGCTCGAGCGCCTCCTCGGCTGCCCGGAGGAGCATATGAAGTTCCACCTCTGGTATCTCAGAGAGAACGGCTGGATCCTGCGCACCGAGAGCGGCGCGTTCGCCATCACGGCCAGCGGAGTGGACCGGGTACTCGAGCTCGGCGGACCCGCGAAGAATGGCGTCCCGTTGCTGCAGGCGGAAAACGGCGGCAACGTTGCGGCACATCGGAACGGGTCCGGCTGA
- a CDS encoding TIGR00730 family Rossman fold protein, producing the protein MMRRLCVFCGSNSGHAPAYRSLAVQLGQTLARRSIELVYGGGRVGLMGVLADAALEAGGVVIGVIPQALLDREIGHRGLTELQVVGSMHERKAIMAELADGFVALPGGIGTLEELFEVWTWAQLGLHAKPCGLLEAEEFFAPLVRFLDHLVATGFVSPAHRRMLVTAGSPDELLARFASYEAPRVGKWVEPSET; encoded by the coding sequence ATGATGCGGCGTCTCTGCGTCTTCTGCGGGTCGAATTCGGGCCACGCTCCTGCCTATCGCTCGCTCGCTGTGCAACTGGGGCAGACGCTGGCCCGGCGGAGCATCGAGTTGGTGTACGGCGGCGGCCGGGTGGGACTCATGGGCGTGCTGGCGGATGCTGCGCTCGAGGCCGGCGGCGTGGTCATCGGAGTGATCCCGCAAGCGCTGCTGGACCGGGAGATCGGCCACCGGGGACTCACCGAGCTCCAGGTGGTCGGGTCGATGCACGAGCGCAAGGCGATCATGGCGGAGCTGGCCGACGGTTTCGTGGCACTCCCCGGAGGGATCGGTACGCTAGAGGAGCTGTTCGAGGTGTGGACCTGGGCACAGCTCGGTCTCCACGCCAAGCCCTGCGGGCTGCTCGAGGCCGAGGAGTTCTTCGCGCCGCTGGTCCGCTTCCTCGATCACCTGGTGGCCACCGGCTTCGTCTCACCGGCCCATCGCAGGATGCTGGTGACCGCAGGGTCGCCCGACGAGCTGCTCGCCCGGTTCGCCAGCTATGAGGCGCCCAGGGTGGGCAAATGGGTCGAGCCGTCGGAGACCTGA
- a CDS encoding amino acid permease has protein sequence MGRAVGDLRAVGAASPVSYARRLGLFSGTMAVVGGIIGGGIFRTPAAVAERVGSPGLALAAWVIGGVVALIGAFCYGELGQRCPKAGGGYVYLRETWGPLPAFLYGWGLLLVIATGAIAAVAVTFANYALALAGLSERLTTPVAVGAIILLTAVNYRGVRPGAFTQNIFTLLKLGALAVLIAAGLLANPAPTAIAAPPAAAGWPALIVSVGAALVPILFTYGGWQQTNFIAEEIIQPERNLPRALVAGVSVVVTVYLLANLVYLRVLGLPALARSSAPAADAMRAVLGPAGGRLIAAGIAASTFGFLNLVILVTPRVIQTMAADGAFLPRLAVLHPVHRTPAAALLLQAAWAIVLTVSGSFSQLVDYVAFGDWIFFGLTVAGLYVYRARDRAEGVVAGPRAFRVPGYPWTPGLFVGAALYVVASSVAANPTNALIGTGLLGLGVPVYLFWKRRSAGVPAG, from the coding sequence ATGGGTCGAGCCGTCGGAGACCTGAGAGCAGTAGGCGCCGCGTCCCCGGTCTCGTACGCGCGCCGGCTGGGACTCTTCTCCGGCACGATGGCCGTCGTCGGTGGCATCATCGGCGGCGGCATCTTCCGCACGCCGGCTGCCGTGGCGGAGCGGGTCGGCTCCCCGGGGCTGGCGCTCGCGGCCTGGGTCATCGGCGGTGTCGTCGCGCTGATCGGGGCCTTCTGCTACGGTGAGCTGGGGCAGCGCTGCCCCAAGGCGGGCGGGGGATACGTCTACCTGCGGGAGACCTGGGGGCCGCTCCCTGCATTTCTCTATGGCTGGGGGTTGCTCCTGGTCATCGCCACCGGGGCCATCGCGGCGGTCGCGGTCACCTTTGCCAATTACGCGCTGGCGCTCGCCGGCCTCTCCGAACGGCTCACCACGCCGGTGGCCGTCGGTGCGATCATTCTGCTCACGGCAGTGAACTACCGGGGCGTCCGGCCGGGCGCCTTCACCCAGAATATCTTCACCCTCCTCAAGCTCGGCGCGTTGGCCGTTCTGATCGCGGCTGGACTGCTGGCGAACCCTGCTCCGACTGCGATCGCCGCTCCCCCGGCGGCGGCGGGTTGGCCGGCGCTGATCGTGAGCGTCGGGGCCGCGCTGGTGCCGATTCTCTTCACCTACGGCGGCTGGCAGCAGACCAACTTCATCGCCGAGGAGATCATCCAGCCGGAACGGAATCTCCCGCGCGCGCTGGTGGCCGGAGTGAGCGTCGTGGTCACCGTCTACCTGCTGGCCAACCTGGTGTACCTGCGCGTCCTCGGTCTGCCCGCGCTGGCCCGGAGCTCGGCCCCGGCGGCGGACGCGATGCGGGCGGTGCTGGGCCCCGCGGGAGGAAGGCTGATCGCCGCGGGCATCGCGGCGTCCACCTTCGGGTTCCTCAACCTCGTCATTCTGGTCACCCCCCGGGTGATTCAGACAATGGCGGCGGACGGGGCGTTCCTGCCGCGGCTCGCCGTGCTGCACCCGGTGCACCGGACACCCGCCGCGGCGCTGTTGCTCCAGGCGGCCTGGGCAATCGTGCTCACCGTCTCCGGCAGCTTCAGCCAGCTGGTCGACTACGTTGCGTTCGGCGACTGGATTTTTTTCGGGCTCACGGTGGCGGGGCTGTACGTCTATCGCGCCCGGGACCGGGCCGAGGGCGTGGTGGCCGGCCCGCGCGCGTTCAGGGTGCCGGGATATCCCTGGACACCGGGCCTCTTCGTCGGGGCGGCACTCTATGTCGTTGCGAGCTCGGTTGCCGCCAATCCGACCAACGCGCTGATCGGCACCGGCTTGCTCGGACTGGGGGTGCCGGTGTACCTGTTCTGGAAGCGGCGTTCGGCGGGGGTGCCGGCTGGCTGA